Proteins encoded within one genomic window of Epinephelus lanceolatus isolate andai-2023 chromosome 9, ASM4190304v1, whole genome shotgun sequence:
- the LOC117264759 gene encoding kinesin-like protein KIF27: protein MSEVCVRVALRIRPLLPKEVLHNHQVCARVVPGSAQVMLGSDRLFSFDHAFGPTANQDEVYESCVQPLVEYLVHGYNATVFCYGQTGSGKTYTLGGGNLDEEGGIIDRVAQDVFLLLGEKKKNSDGVEATVRVSYMELYREELRDLLELQTVHKELHIREDEKGNTVVMGAKEMVVTSAEELLSVLETGNALRHTGTTGMNEHSSRSHTILTLQLIQCCHNNNSSLKSVRSSKLCLVDLAGSERAGKTGNTGTRLKESVHINTGLLALGNVIRALSDPGRNRRGNNCSSAHIPYRDAKITRLLRDSLGGTAHTLMVACVSPSHHSVAETLSVLQFASKARHIRNRPGATPAHTEVKACLATWDPGEARLGELEYEVQTLRELLKEKEREMERERAVGRAGEVDSSSQMRMSDSDKRVNHEELSQYRVLAQEAAAMFVDITGPTPSHSFRERLQDWQERLTAVNHSHQADEKDCSDRGEDHPHHVAILKLREELNKCKEALTTEEQLFEQKDEELRQVQKEVEKLLQERKTHLQALKEEKERTRIQTEQLVDQQIFINRLRSDLLTFRCATVETRASGSSGKRPHSVPLVTHSCGRGPPRRIHSSPPACSLERVMAAFKMRGHLLLAEIEERDEVYSPFIKQQAESKDGIQKKEDEDDVSVGRMGFRRALNQTWTSRLKKPALKEKNSGLDPTSTGKPSGQQSQRATGTTENHSKHIHMRKARFSASATQKRIQDLSLSMRMKEELIKELDKTEEETQAVDRHIRHSGDGREADVLTKLYMQSQQVRAEMYRSLQHMRLQRAQLQSSLRQQRETNSNKDQNGEQRIGDLTMCKNNHQEEPKEKLRDCIWLEEEEERVVQKRAELQELEEELRRREEVLLHREACLQQKNKLEIKMLRSSQALNQDLLRVSVRLESLEEQLQSSSSVRQTGGVTMEDLEKERDALRKRRDALDTQLKDNRVLTVEEEHSLLQLEEAIEALDAALEFKNSSIQDKQKKLLITDYSSHQPQSTEPAQLCDVIRKLKELSRPEASEVLVKYFNKVVCLREAERHLRLHCEELELQAGEQEAVLREMEVAMQRLALDADRRLTQQHREHQNNIQLLLQKLKEGGSGEIQQAIEDRLQHLEKELFFYKSSSRQLKKKVKELLSDALHPVDQPSHSQEHKQTHSVQTYAHANKPQTHTEEVQTRTHIATTYTKIHSEQTDKKTHDVSHMKRHHTPCPSSSADLQAHKTTKLPDSSQTHTQGRSERGAGSCGENLEVTPVRLCRRELRQIFPADLQVCSSATGRRQSAVDTSTESMLEDSIEVPRNNDR from the exons ATGAGCGAGGTGTGTGTCCGGGTGGCGCTCCGTATCCGTCCCCTGCTCCCCAAAGAAGTCCTCCACAACCACCAGGTGTGTGCTCGGGTGGTGCCGGGCTCAGCCCAGGTGATGCTGGGCTCAGACCGACTCTTCTCCTTCGACCACGCGTTTGGACCCACAGCCAACCAGGATGAGGTGTACGAGTCCTGCGTCCAGCCCCTGGTGGAGTACCTGGTGCACGGCTACAACGCCACCGTCTTCTGTTACGGACAAACAGGGTCAGGGAAGACTTACACACTCGGAGGAGGGAACCTGG ATGAAGAGGGAGGGATTATTGACCGTGTGGCCCAGGATGTGTTCCTGTTGTTgggggagaagaagaagaacagtgatGGTGTGGAAGCCACAGTGCGGGTCTCATATATGGAGCTGTACAGGGAGGAGCTGCGAGACCTGCTGGAGCTGCAGACCGTTCACAAAGAGCTTCACATCAGAGAGGATGAGAAGGGAAACACAG tggtGATGGGAGCCAAAGAGATGGTTGTCACCTCAGCAGAGGAACTACTGAGTGTTCTAGAGACAGGCAATGCCCTGCGTCACACCGGCACCACAGGGATGAATGAGCACTCCAGTCGCTCTCACACCATCCTCACCCTCCAGCTCATCCAGTGCTGCCACAACAACAACTCCTCCCTGAAATCTGTCCGCTCGTCCAAACTCTGCCTGGTCGACCTGGCGGGTTCAGAGCGTGCTGGGAAAACTGGAAACACTGGGACACGGCTCAAAGAGTCAGTTCATATCAACACAGGCCTGCTCGCTCTGGGCAATGTCATCCGTGCCCTCTCCGACCCTGGTCGAAATCGCCGTGGTAACAACTGCAGCAGTGCGCACATACCGTACCGTGATGCAAAGATCACCCGTCTCCTCCGTGACTCACTGGGAGGCACCGCTCACACGCTGATGGTGGCGTGTGTAAGCCCGTCTCACCACAGTGTAGCTGAGACTCTGAGTGTCCTGCAGTTTGCCTCCAAGGCTCGTCACATTCGTAACCGTCCCGGAGCTACACCTGCTCATACAGAAGTCAAGGCATGTCTGGCGACCTGGGACCCTGGTGAGGCTCGACTGGGCGAGCTCGAGTATGAAGTACAAACACTGAGAGAGCTCCtaaaggagaaggagagggagatggaaagGGAGAGAGCAGTTGGAAGAGCTGGAGAGGTTGACAGCTCCAGTCAGATGAGGATGTCTGATTCAGATAAGAGGGTGAACCATGAGGAGCTATCACAGTACCGCGTCCTGGCACAGGAAGctgcagccatgtttgtagaTATCACCGGCCCCACTCCGAGTCATTCTTTCAGGGAGCGGCTGCAGGACTGGCAGGAGAGACTGACTGCTGTCAATCACTCACATCAAGCTGATGAGAAGGACTGctcagacagaggagaagaTCACCCCCACCATGTCGCCATATTAAAGCTCAGAGAGGAACTCAACAAATGCAAG gAAGCTCTCACCACAGAGGAACAGCTATTTGAGCAGAAAGATGAAGAGCTAAGACAGGTCCAAAAAGAAGTAGAGAAACTTCTACAAGAGCGAAAAACCCATCTTCAAGccttgaaagaagagaaggaaCGTACTCGTATACAG ACTGAACAACTTGTGGACCAGCAGATATTCATCAATCGTCTTCGCagtgaccttttgacctttaGGTGTGCAACTGTAGAAACAAGGGCTTCTGGGAGCTCAGGCAAGAGACCCCACAGTGTCCCTCTGGTCACACACAGCTGTGGACGCGGACCTCCCAGGAGG ATTCACTCCAGTCCCCCGGCCTGTTCACTGGAGAGAGTGATGGCAGCCTTTAAGATGCGCGGTCATCTCCTGCTGGCTGAGatcgaggagagggatgaggtttACTCTCCATTCATAAAACAACAAGCAGAGAGCAAAGACGGGATTCAAAagaaggaggatgaggatgatgtCTCTGTGGGCAGAATGGGATTTAG gcgTGCTCTGAACCAAACATGGACCAGCCGACTGAAGAAACCAGCTCTGAAAGAGAAGAACTCTGGACTAGACCCAACATCTACTGGAAAGCCATCAGGACAACAGTCTCAGAGAGCCACAG GGACCACGGAAAACCACTCCAAGCATATCCATATGAGGAAGGCGAGATTTAGCGCCAGCGCTACTCAGAAAAGGATCCAAGATCTTTCACTCAGCATGCGCATGAAAGAGGAGCTCATCAAAGAGCTCGacaaaactg aggaggagacccAAGCGGTGGACAGGCACATCAGGCACAGTGGTGATGGCAGAGAAGCCGACGTGCTGACAAAACTGTATATGCAGAGCCAGCAGGTCCGAGCAGAGATGTACCGCAGCCTGCAGCACATGAGGCTGCAGAGAGCACAGCTTCAGAGCAGCCTcaggcagcagagagagaccAACAGCAACAAAGACCAAAATGGG GAGCAACGGATAGGAGATCTGACCATGTGCAAAAACAATCACCAGGAAGAGCCAAAGGAAAAG CTGCGTGACTGTATttggctggaggaggaggaggagcgggTGGTTCAGAAAAGAGCCGAGCtgcaggagctggaggaggagctgaggaggagagaagaggtgCTCCTGCACAGGGAGGCCTGTctgcaacagaaaaacaaactggagaTCAAGATGCTACGCTCCAGTCAG GCTCTGAATCAAGACCTGCTGCGTGTGTCGGTGCGGCTGGAGTCTctggaggagcagctgcagagcagcagcagtgtgaggCAGACTGGAGGAGTCACCATGGAGGAtctggagaaggagagagatgcaCTTAGAAAGAGGAGAGATGCTCTGGACACCCAGCTGAAGGACAACAGAGTGCTCACTGTGGAG GAGGAGCACTccctgctgcagctggaggagGCTATCGAAGCTCTGGATGCAGCTCTGGAGTTTAAAAACAGCTCCATCCAGGACAAACAAAAGAAGTTATTAATCACAGATTATTCCTCGCATCAGCCACAAAGCACTGAACCTGCCcaactctgtgatgtcatcaggaagCTGAAGGAGCTCTCACGGCCTGAGGCTTCAGAGGTGCTCGTTAAATATTTCAACAAG GTTGTTTGTCTTCGTGAGGCGGAGCGCCATTTGCGTCTGCATTGTGAGGAGCTGGAGCTTCAAGCTGGAGAGCAAGAGGCGGTGCTGAGGGAGATGGAGGTCGCCATGCAGCGCCTGGCCCTGGATGCAGACCGCAGGCtcacccagcagcacagagagcaCCAGAACAACATTCAGCTACTACTGCAGAAACTTAAAG agggTGGTTCAGGAGAGATACAGCAGGCAATCGAAGACAGACTGCAGCATCTGGAGAAAGAGCTGTTTTTCTACAAAAGCTCCAGTCGGCAGCTCAAAAAGAAAGTCAAAGAGCTTCTCAGTGATGCCCTGCACCCAGTTGATCAGCCCTCACATTCACAGgagcacaaacagacacacagtgtgCAGACATACGCACATGCAAACAAACCCCAGACACACACTGAAGAGGTGCAGACAAGGACACACATTGCAACAACATACACAAAGATACACTCTgagcaaacagacaaaaagacaCACGACGTTTCACATATGAAGAGACACCATACCCCCTGTCCCTCCTCATCTGCTGACCTTCAAgcacacaaaaccaccaaattGCCTGACTccagccagacacacacacaggggaggaGTGAAAGAGGGGCTGGTTCCTGTGGGGAAAATTTAGAGGTGACACCAGTTCGTTTGTGTCGCAGGGAGCTGAGGCAGATCTTTCCAGCTGACCTGCAGGTTTGTAGTTCTGCCACAGGGAGGCGACAGTCCGCTGTTGATACCAGCACAGAGTCAATGCTGGAGGACTCCATAGAAGTGCCCAGAAACAATGACAGATGA
- the LOC117263974 gene encoding putative gluconokinase has translation MIYIIMGVSGCGKSSLGALLSEKLGWPLHEGDDFHPQGNIEKMARGEPLTDQDRLPWLLKLHEVIERERRSGSDALVACSALKRLYRQILLYGSKALAFSSGPDQDILPPTYPDVFFIFLHGDYNLIQQRMVARRGHYMKADMLRSQFDDLEPPSDEENVLPLDIRRSITDMAMEVEKHAISLKSSPVP, from the exons GAGCAGCTTAGGGGCCCTCCTCTCAGAAAAG CTGGGCTGGCCGCTGCACGAAGGGGATGACTTCCACCCACAGGGGAACATTGAGAAGATGGCTCGTGGTGAACCGCTCACagaccag GACAGATTACCTTGGCTCCTCAAACTACATGAAGTCATTGAGAG AGAAAGGCGTTCAGGCTCTGATGCTCTTGTGGCGTGCTCCGCCCTGAAGCGTCTGTACAGACAGATCCTGCTCTACGGCTCCAAAGCCCTCGCTTTCTCCTCCGGTCCAGACCAAGATATCCTGCCTCCAACCTACCCTGATGTCTTTTTTATCTTCCTACATGGTGACTACAATCTCATTCAGCAGAGGATGGTGGCCCGGAGGGGACATTACATGAAAGCAGACATGCTGCGTTCCCAGTTTGATGATTTAGAGCCTCCGTCGGATGAGGAGAATGTGTTGCCACTGGACATTAGGAGGAGCATCACTGACATGGCCATGGAGGTCGAGAAGCACGCCATCAGCCTCAAGTCGTCACCAGTGCCTTAA
- the LOC117264420 gene encoding ubiquilin-1-like, which yields MSGAVNDKPGTPGGRQRSERIHVSIKSLTESKDFSVRGGCTVRQLKWGLAERLGVPAEQLVLSHSGRVLKESELLSHLKAQDESLSIFMIQRPQHPSVAPTCDPPSESQSELTAVLDPDHDNFTPSPTSPLCLVEGLDRLGLTNSGPGFFPAMQRQMESQLLANPQMMRRVLSSPLVQSTLSTSSPQLTRQLILSNPQIQQLLQTDPEVEDILNNTDIITQVLELIRNPDMIEEVMRNEDRAQGNLQPEQDDSESISSDSDVSEKTETKRQKFSQNQMGAPSVVTASSGTQQPTEGKSEQTPPVSSQSTDPLRELTASPIANSNSQSTVTAGLQSLLEEITSTPGLMESLLSGPYVSSLLNCLGQNPDLAAQMLLSHPLFSGNPQLQQQMRQQIPLFLQQMQSPELLAAMLNPRAMEALLHIQQGLQTLAAEAPALIPATVNVGVSVNAAPERASDSVLNSQSGSGPEVAMTTEQQQQQQFVQQMLQALANTDHGVHVEEAEFQDELEHLSSMGFRDRKANLQVLIRTGGDLTTAIQHLLSL from the exons ATGTCAGGAGCCGTGAATGATAAGCCGGGAACACCGGGTGGTCGTCAGAGGTCTGAGAGGATCCACGTCTCGATCAAAAGTCTTACGGAGAGCAAAGACTTCAGCGTTAGAGGAGGCTGCACCGTCAGACAG CTGAAATGGGGACTAGCAGAGCGCCTGGGAGTCCCTGCAGAGCAGCTGGTGCTGAGCCACTCCGGCCGGGTCCTCAAGGAGTCAGAGCTCCTGAGTCACCTCAAAGCACAGGATGAGTCACTCAGCATCTTTATGATCCAAAG GCCACAGCATCCGTCTGTTGCACCCACCTGTGATCCACCTTCAGAAAGCCAGTCTGAGCTCACAGCAGTTCTCGATCCTGACCATGATAACTTCACACCGTCTCCCACCTCTCCCCTCTGTCTGG TGGAAGGTCTGGACAGGCTTGGCCTAACAAACAGCGGGCCTGGCTTCTTCCCTGCAATGCAGCGCCAGATGGAGAGCCAGCTGTTGGCTAACCCGCAGATGATGCGCCGTGTCCTGAGCAGCCCTTTAGTGCAGAGCACCCTCTCCACCTCCAGCCCTCAACTAACCAGACAGCTCATTTTGTCTAATCCCCAAattcagcagctcctgcagACGGACCCAGAGGTGGAAGATATACTTAACAACACAGATATCATCACACAG GTGCTGGAGCTCATCAGGAACCCTGACATGATAGAGGAAGTGATGCGTAATGAAGACAGAGCACAAGGCAATTTGCAGCCAGAGCAGGACGACTCTGAAAGCATCAGCAGTGATTCTGATGTGTCTGAGAAGACTgaaacaaaaaggcaaaaatttTCACAG AACCAGATGGGAGCACCCTCAGTGGTGACTGCATCATCTGGGACTCAACAGCCAACTGAAGGAAAAAGCGAGCAGACTCCACCTGTCTCCAGTCAATCCACAGATCCTCTCAGAGAACTGACCGCCTCGCCCATAGCTAATTCAAACTCTCAGAGCACTGTTACTGCAG GCTTGCAGTCACTGCTAGAGGAGATCACTTCCACTCCAGGACTGATGGAGAGTCTGCTGTCTGGGCCGTACGTCAGCAGTCTCCTCAACTGCCTCGGACAGAACCCTGACCTGGCTGCACAG ATGCTGCTGAGCCACCCTTTGTTCTCAGGAAAtcctcagctgcagcagcagatgagaCAGCAGATCCCTCTCTTCCTGCAACAG ATGCAGAGTCCAGAGCTGCTGGCAGCCATGTTGAACCCCAGAGCCATGGAGGCTCTGCTACACATCCAACAGGGCTTACAGACTCTGGCTGCAGAGGCTCCTGCACTGATACCTGC GACTGTAAACGTTGGAGTCAGTGTTAATGCTGCCCCTGAGCGAGCCTCGGACTCTGTCCtcaacagccaatcaggaaGTGGTCCTGAGGTTGCCATGacgacagagcagcagcagcagcagcagtttgtacaGCAGATGCTACAGGCGCTGGCGAACACCGATCATGGG GTTCATGTAGAGGAGGCCGAGTTCCAGGATGAGCTGGAGCACCTGAGCTCAATGGGCTTCAGAGACAGAAAGGCAAACCTTCAGGTCCTCATCAGAACTGGAGGAGACCTCACCACGGCTATACAGCATCTGCTCAGTCTCTGA
- the gkap1 gene encoding G kinase-anchoring protein 1: MASSAMITVPTTASRFALLQIDSDSDSDASDAGKTTAKSGRDSSGKPRQGKAGGAGGKGAQCNDKKKDKKKKKREQQQTEANELRNLAFKKIPQKSCVPPPCMTLSGIASELLNPAPGEQNIPSEGWQQWKQRDEQITTELYEADLEKALILSKLEFEQNKQHNTNASSPKSRGGKEGGGKKDKKKNQQAKDKKTVSLQDFQAEGSAEHLSKKQEKEDARVTNLALGTGQEERFFNKLEDDVTRIIQQEKRREQYANSQGQEVNTSTEHEPDPRAEQLKYDLEKKDQEIDKLKKNISQWEGKYREVKTRNSQLLKMLQQGEMKDKAELLLQVEELLHIKEELSLQVASLHAALEQERSKVKGLQSEQPKHQGNKKGRKGSEMDL; this comes from the exons ATGGCATCGTCTGCAATGATCACCGTCCCCACCACCGCCTCCCGCTTCGCCCTGCTCCAGATAGACTCGGATTCGGACTCTGACGCATCCGATGCGGGGAAGACCACCGCTAAATCCGGACGGGACTCCTCCGGGAAGCCCCGACAAGGCAAGGCAGGAGGAGCCGGGGGTAAAGGGGCTCAGTGCAACGACAAGAAGAAGgacaagaaaaagaagaagagggagcagcagcagactgaGGCAAACGAG TTACGTAATCTGGCCTTCAAGAAGATTCCTCAGAAGTCGTGTGTCCCGCCTCCCTGTATGACACTGTCAGGAATAGCCAGTGAACTTCTCAATCCTGCACCAGGGGAACAAAATATACCATCAGAGGGGTGGCAGCAGTGGAAGCAGAGGGATGAGCAG ATAACCACTGAGCTTTATGAGGCCGACTTGGAAAAAGCCTTAATTCTAAGTAAACTTGAgtttgaacaaaacaaacag CACAACACAAACGCATCCTCGCCAAAGTCACgaggaggaaaagagggaggagggaagaaGGACAAAAAGAAGAATCAGCAggcaaaagacaaaaagacagtTTCACTGCAGGACTTCCAGGCTGAGGGCAGTGCAG aacaTTTGAGTAAGAAACAAGAGAAGGAG GACGCCAGAGTGACTAACCTAGCGTTGGGAACCGGGCAGGAGGAGCGTTTTTTTAACAAGCTTGAGGATGATGTCACTCGAATTATTCAACAGGAGAAGAGACGTGAGCAGTACGCCAACAGCCAGGGACAGGAAGTCAACACATCTACAGAACATGAACCG GACCCCCGAGCAGAGCAGCTGAAGTACGACCTGGAGAAGAAAGACCAGGAAATCGACAAATTAAAGAAGAACATTTCACAGTGGGAG GGGAAATACAGAGAGGTGAAAACAAGAAATTCCCAGCTTCTTAAAATGCTCCAACAGGGAGAGA TGAAAGACAAAGCAGAACTTCTTCTACAGGTGGAAGAGCTATTACACATAAAAGAAGAACTGTCATTACAG gTAGCATCATTACACGCTGCACTTGAACAAGAAAGATCTAAAGTCAAAGGTCTGCAATCAGAACAACCGAAACATCAG GGAAACAAGAAAGGGAGGAAAGGCTCGGAGATGGATCTATGA